The Metabacillus litoralis genome contains a region encoding:
- a CDS encoding DUF523 domain-containing protein, producing the protein MLLVSSCLAGMEVRYNGTHSLVEEIRELVKENKAVAVCPELLGGFTTPREPAEIVGGNGENVLDGYARVIESSGNDVTDLYIKGAYSTLEKAKKMKAKAVILKDYSPSCGSSMIYNGEFKGNKIIGNGVTAALLERNGIKVFSENNLPNDISKLL; encoded by the coding sequence ATGTTGTTGGTTAGCTCTTGTTTAGCCGGAATGGAAGTAAGATACAATGGAACACACAGCCTAGTTGAAGAAATAAGGGAATTAGTAAAAGAAAATAAAGCTGTAGCGGTGTGTCCGGAATTACTCGGTGGCTTCACCACACCTAGAGAGCCAGCAGAAATTGTTGGAGGAAATGGAGAAAATGTTTTAGATGGTTATGCTAGAGTTATAGAAAGTTCAGGAAACGATGTAACAGATTTGTACATAAAAGGGGCATATTCTACACTTGAAAAAGCCAAAAAGATGAAAGCTAAGGCAGTGATATTAAAAGATTATAGTCCTTCATGCGGCAGTTCGATGATTTATAATGGAGAATTTAAGGGAAATAAAATAATAGGAAACGGAGTAACAGCCGCTTTACTAGAGAGAAACGGGATAAAGGTGTTTTCTGAAAACAATCTGCCTAACGATATAAGTAAACTTTTATAA
- a CDS encoding LacI family DNA-binding transcriptional regulator, protein MTNIKDLARMAGVSVTTVSRVLNNHPYVSEQKKVAVLRAIEESNYHKNINAVHLSKGKTQLIGVVLPYTDHSYFGQLLKGIAKQALEHNYKLVLFQTDYIESRELEALYMLKHKQIDSLIICSRTSNWSIIEEHLVYGTITLCENMINKKVSTTFVNHYEVFFDALEYLYSKGHSKIGYTIGRKSGTNSQNRERAYRDFHKKYNLPYNSYYIMDECLYFEDGEKVVKQLNDMDTPPTALLITSDQVAAGVVTCCQKHNISIPDQLSIIGFDNEPIAKMMNITSIEIPLEEMGKNLFLQAINDQVSNKEISVKLIQRKTV, encoded by the coding sequence ATGACAAATATAAAAGATTTAGCTAGGATGGCTGGCGTATCCGTAACTACTGTTTCTCGTGTTTTAAATAACCATCCATATGTTAGTGAACAAAAAAAGGTGGCTGTTTTAAGAGCTATAGAAGAAAGTAACTATCACAAAAATATAAATGCGGTTCATTTAAGCAAAGGTAAAACTCAACTAATAGGTGTTGTTCTTCCATATACTGACCATTCTTACTTTGGTCAGTTGTTAAAGGGAATAGCTAAACAAGCGTTAGAACACAACTATAAATTGGTCTTATTTCAGACAGACTACATTGAGAGCCGTGAATTGGAAGCTCTGTATATGTTAAAGCATAAACAAATCGACTCTCTCATTATTTGTTCGAGAACTAGTAATTGGTCGATTATTGAGGAACATTTGGTTTATGGTACAATTACGTTATGCGAAAATATGATAAATAAAAAAGTGTCTACTACTTTTGTTAATCATTATGAGGTCTTCTTTGATGCACTAGAATATCTTTATAGTAAGGGTCATAGTAAAATCGGTTACACTATTGGCAGAAAATCAGGAACCAACAGTCAAAATCGTGAACGTGCGTATAGAGATTTTCATAAAAAATATAATTTACCTTACAATTCTTATTATATAATGGATGAATGCCTGTACTTTGAAGACGGGGAAAAAGTAGTAAAGCAACTAAATGATATGGATACACCACCAACTGCATTATTGATAACGAGTGACCAGGTTGCGGCTGGGGTTGTAACATGCTGCCAAAAACACAATATCTCAATACCAGATCAACTATCAATTATCGGGTTTGACAACGAACCAATTGCTAAAATGATGAATATTACATCAATAGAAATTCCTCTCGAGGAAATGGGGAAAAATCTCTTCCTTCAAGCTATTAACGATCAGGTGTCGAACAAGGAAATATCGGTAAAGTTAATTCAGAGAAAAACAGTTTGA
- a CDS encoding Cof-type HAD-IIB family hydrolase yields MTTKSLIFFDIDGTLLTHDKELPLSTKEAIFKLKDEGHIVAIATGRAPFMFEDLREELNINTYVSYNGQFVVLDGEVLFTNPLKISSLEKLTENALLNDHPVVFMDHEDMKANVSEHRYINESIQSLKIKQFPTHDPHYYKGRELYQTLLFCPEGEEKQYELNYQDFDFVRWHPFSVDVVPSGGSKAIGIKKIVEKLGFSEEHQYAFGDGLNDIEMLSTIKNSVAMGNAENQVKEVAKYVTKSVEENGILHGLQQVGLL; encoded by the coding sequence ATGACCACTAAAAGTTTAATTTTTTTTGATATAGACGGGACTTTACTTACTCATGATAAAGAATTACCTCTTTCAACTAAAGAAGCTATTTTTAAACTAAAAGATGAAGGCCATATTGTTGCGATCGCAACTGGTCGAGCTCCTTTTATGTTTGAAGATTTACGTGAAGAATTAAATATAAATACATATGTTAGCTATAATGGTCAATTTGTCGTTTTAGATGGCGAAGTGCTTTTTACAAATCCTTTAAAGATTTCATCACTTGAAAAATTAACAGAAAACGCTCTTCTGAACGATCATCCTGTTGTCTTTATGGATCATGAGGATATGAAAGCAAATGTTTCCGAACACCGCTATATTAACGAAAGCATTCAATCATTAAAGATCAAACAATTTCCTACACATGATCCGCACTACTATAAAGGTCGTGAGTTGTATCAAACGCTTTTATTCTGTCCAGAAGGAGAGGAAAAGCAATACGAGCTAAATTATCAGGATTTTGACTTTGTAAGATGGCATCCCTTTTCAGTGGATGTTGTCCCGAGTGGCGGGTCAAAGGCAATTGGAATTAAGAAAATTGTTGAGAAGCTTGGGTTTTCGGAAGAACATCAATATGCTTTTGGCGATGGTTTAAATGACATTGAAATGCTTTCAACGATCAAAAATAGTGTTGCAATGGGAAATGCAGAAAATCAGGTGAAGGAAGTCGCAAAATACGTAACAAAATCAGTTGAGGAAAATGGTATACTTCATGGACTTCAACAGGTAGGGCTTTTATAA